The following nucleotide sequence is from Podospora bellae-mahoneyi strain CBS 112042 chromosome 1 map unlocalized CBS112042p_1, whole genome shotgun sequence.
ACCCTTACAAACATGCATATTTCTCCACAAGAAGCCCACCACGTCGCCGTTCTTGCCGGTCAGGGAGAATGCGCCAAACTGGTGACAGCCGTCAAAGCTCTAGCGTTGCGAGAACATGAGTCGCCTGCCGACATCCTTATTGCTTGCAAGGACGACTTTCAACAGACAGCTGCGCATATTGCTGCCAAATCGGGGCAGTCAAGTGTGTTGACGCTTCCCTCTTGTCCGCAGCCGACACTAATATTCAAACAGAGTCCATCGACACACTATCCGATCTTTTGGATGACAATGAGAAAAGAGCAATCTATTTCAACATGGCCAACCGTTTTTCCGGGGATCGGCCCATCCATACAGCCATGCGCCATGGGTATCTGGATGCCTTCAAAGCCTTGGTCAATCATGGCGCGGACCCGACCCTGAAGAATCGCTTTGGAGATGTCGTTGAGGATTATCCGGGT
It contains:
- a CDS encoding uncharacterized protein (EggNog:ENOG503PRE8; COG:S); translation: MHISPQEAHHVAVLAGQGECAKLVTAVKALALREHESPADILIACKDDFQQTAAHIAAKSGQSKSIDTLSDLLDDNEKRAIYFNMANRFSGDRPIHTAMRHGYLDAFKALVNHGADPTLKNRFGDVVEDYPGDFEPEEVSRIVEEYRTKVDKLRA